The Natrinema sp. DC36 genome includes the window TCGCTCCGTCGGTCGCTTTCGCCGACGTTCCCGGCGAGTTCTCAACGGCCTTCGGCGAGAACATGGCCGGAATCGGTATCCCCATCCTGATGGCTGCGATCATCGGAAAGGCCATGGTCGAGAGCGGTGCGGCCAATCGGATCGTTCGAGCCTTCACGGCCGTACTCGGGGACGAGAACACCGAAATTTCGCTGTTCAGTAGCAGTTTCATCATGTCTATCCCGGTCTTCTTCGACAACGTGTTCTACTTGCTCGCGCCGCTGGCACGCGCCGCGCGGTCGCGAGACGGTCAAAACTACGCGCTGTACATCGTCGCCGTCGGCGCTGCCGGCGTCGTTACGCACGGTTTCGTCCCGCCGACACCCGGACCGTTGCTCGCCGTCGAAGAGTTCGACGCCAATCTCGGGAGTACCATTCTGGTCGGCGTCCTCGTCGGACTGCCGACGGCGCTCATCTCCGGACTGGGCTACGGCTACTGGATCAACCGCCGAGTGGAGATCCCGCTCCGAGACGCGATGGGAACGACGGTCGAGGAACTCGAGTCACAAAACCGAATTCCGACAGGCCAGTTGCCGGGCGTGTTCGAATCGCTGTTGCCTATTTTGCTCGCCGTCCTCCTCGTGACCGCCGACACGACCGCACAAACGATACTCGGCTCGGACGCATCGGTCGGCGACATCACGGGGTTCTTCGGTGATCCGACCGTCGCCCTCACGGCGGCAGCGCTGGCAGCGGCGCTCACGTACTACCGGATGAGCGATCTCGAGAGCGATGCGTTCTCCGACGAACTCACCGAGGCGCTCAAAAGCGGCGGTAACATCGCAGCGATCACCGCCGCCGGCGGTGCGTTCGGCGCAATGCTTCAGGCGGCCGGTGCCGGCGAGTACATCGCTGGCAGCCTCGAAGGGATCGGCCTCGGCCTGCTCGTGACGGCGTGGGTGATCGCCGCCGGCGTTCGCGTCGTTCAGGGGTCGGCGACGGTCGCGATCGTCACCACGGCGAGTATCATGGCTCCGCTCGCCAGCGGACTCGAGGTCAACGTCGCGTACCTCGTCATGTCGATCGGCGCTGGCGCGTCCTTCTGCTCGTGGTACAACGATAGCGGTTTCTGGATCGTCAAGGAGATCGGCGGCCTTACGCAGGCGGAGACGTTGAAGACGTGGACGGTCGCAACCATCCTCATCGGCCTCACGGGCCTGCTGAGTACGCTCGTTTTCTCGTCGATCCTCCCGCTCAGTTAGCTACCGCCCGTCTTCCAGCCGTCACCGCGCGATCGAGGCCGGATGATTGGCGCTCTCGAGGATCGCTTCACTAGAAACAGCGACCGACGCTTACGGCCGTACTTCGTTGGTCGGCCCCGTGAAGGATAACTGTCGGTTCTTCACCGCCGTCCCCGACTCGGCGTCGAAGAGGTGGATCGCCTCCGTCGGGAATGCGACGTCGACGCGGTCACCGTCGCCGACGGTCGGGATCCCCTCGGTCGTCGCCGTGAACTCGGTCCCGTCGTCGAACCGGAGATGCACGAGATTCTCGTTGCCCATCGGTTCGACGACGTCCACCGTGGCCTCGAATCGCCGTTCGTCCGCGGCCACCTCGTCGATCCGAACGTCTTCCGGTCGGACCCCGAGGACGAGTTCGCTCCCGTCCTCGAGGTCGTCGCTCATCGCCGGCTCGAGCGGATAGTCGAACGTGTCGGTCACGATCCGCGCTCCGTCGAGGCGACCGTCGAAGAAGTTCATCGACGGTTCGCCGATGAAGCCGGCGACGAAGAGATTGTTCGGCTCGTGGTAACACTCCAGCGGCGTGCCGACCTGCTGCAGCTCTCCCTGATCCAATACTGCAATCCGATCGCCCATCGTCATCGCCTCGGTCTGGTCGTGCGTGACGTAGACCGTCGTCACGCCGAGCTGTTCCTGAAGGTGCTGGAGCTCCGTCCGCATCTCCGCGCGCAGCTTCGCGTCGAGGTTGGAGAGCGGTTCGTCCATCAGGAACACGTCGGGGTCGCGGACGATCGCCCGTCCCAGCGCGACCCGCTGTTGCTGGCCGCCCGAGAGCTCGCCCGGCTTGCGATCCAGCAGCTCGTCGATTCCCATCAGCGCCGCCGTCTCCTCGACCGTCTCGTCGATCTCCGCGTCGGAGAGCTCGGTCGATTCCTCGAGCCCGAAGGCCATGTTCTCGCGGACGGTCTTGTGGGGGTACAGCGCGTACGACTGGAAGACCATCGCGATGTCGCGGTCCTGTGCCGAGACCTCGTTGATCGTCCGGTCGCCGAGCCTGACCTCGCCGTCCGTGACCGTCTCGAGGCCGGCGATCATGCGCAGCGTCGTCGATTTGCCACAGCCCGAGGGGCCGACCAGGACGAGGAAGTCGCCGTCGGGAACCTCGACCGAGACGTCTTCGACCGCAACGACGCCTGCGTTTTCGTCCCCGTACACCTTGGTCACGTCGTCGAGTTCTAAGCCCGCCATGTTACACCTGGGTGAGTTCGCGTTCGGTTTCGAGACGACGGTTGCAGAGCGCGTCGCCGCTGGTTCCGTCGAAAACGTGGATCCGCTCGGGATCGAGCGTCACCACGACCGATTCGCCCGCCTCCACGACGTGCATCCCGTCGGTCACCGCCTGTAGAACGTCGTGATCGTCCGCCGCGTCGGCGTGCGTGAGGTGGACCACGTTCTGATCGCCGTGGGTCTCCGTGACCGTCACCGTCATCCGGTACTCGTGGTCGCCGAGCGGAGCCGATTCGTCGTCGTCCCGCCGAACGTCGACCGCCTCGGGACGGATCCCGATGACGAGGTCGTCGACATCGCCGACGGCGTCGGCCAGTCGGTCGTCGAACGGATACTCGAGGAAGTCGCCCGCGAAGCCGGCTTCGGACCGCCGGCCGCGGAGGAAGTTCATCATCGGTTCGCCGATGAAGCCCGCGACGAACTG containing:
- a CDS encoding SLC13 family permease; its protein translation is MFGWILQSGGQAPLVSLVVGIVVIVLLLVVLDLPAFVSLVIAGLAVGIVAPSVAFADVPGEFSTAFGENMAGIGIPILMAAIIGKAMVESGAANRIVRAFTAVLGDENTEISLFSSSFIMSIPVFFDNVFYLLAPLARAARSRDGQNYALYIVAVGAAGVVTHGFVPPTPGPLLAVEEFDANLGSTILVGVLVGLPTALISGLGYGYWINRRVEIPLRDAMGTTVEELESQNRIPTGQLPGVFESLLPILLAVLLVTADTTAQTILGSDASVGDITGFFGDPTVALTAAALAAALTYYRMSDLESDAFSDELTEALKSGGNIAAITAAGGAFGAMLQAAGAGEYIAGSLEGIGLGLLVTAWVIAAGVRVVQGSATVAIVTTASIMAPLASGLEVNVAYLVMSIGAGASFCSWYNDSGFWIVKEIGGLTQAETLKTWTVATILIGLTGLLSTLVFSSILPLS
- a CDS encoding ABC transporter ATP-binding protein; this encodes MAGLELDDVTKVYGDENAGVVAVEDVSVEVPDGDFLVLVGPSGCGKSTTLRMIAGLETVTDGEVRLGDRTINEVSAQDRDIAMVFQSYALYPHKTVRENMAFGLEESTELSDAEIDETVEETAALMGIDELLDRKPGELSGGQQQRVALGRAIVRDPDVFLMDEPLSNLDAKLRAEMRTELQHLQEQLGVTTVYVTHDQTEAMTMGDRIAVLDQGELQQVGTPLECYHEPNNLFVAGFIGEPSMNFFDGRLDGARIVTDTFDYPLEPAMSDDLEDGSELVLGVRPEDVRIDEVAADERRFEATVDVVEPMGNENLVHLRFDDGTEFTATTEGIPTVGDGDRVDVAFPTEAIHLFDAESGTAVKNRQLSFTGPTNEVRP